One Candidatus Eisenbacteria bacterium DNA window includes the following coding sequences:
- the atpC gene encoding ATP synthase F1 subunit epsilon, whose product MASKALRCEVYSPEGKLFEGDAEKVVATAVDGEVGILFNHAPLVIALGDGSLRITAPGGETRRFTAHGGFLEVIRNTVTVLTDKIEESNSN is encoded by the coding sequence ATGGCTTCGAAAGCGCTCCGCTGCGAGGTCTACTCCCCCGAGGGAAAGCTCTTCGAGGGGGACGCCGAGAAGGTGGTCGCCACCGCCGTGGACGGCGAGGTGGGGATCCTCTTCAACCACGCGCCCCTCGTCATCGCCCTCGGTGACGGGTCCCTCCGAATCACCGCGCCGGGCGGCGAAACACGCCGCTTCACCGCCCACGGCGGCTTCCTCGAGGTGATCCGCAACACCGTCACCGTGTTGACGGACAAGATCGAGGAGAGTAATTCGAACTAA
- the atpD gene encoding F0F1 ATP synthase subunit beta yields the protein MNTGKVVQVIGPVIDVQFDEGELPEIYTALELDETTGDLRIRLTAEVQQHLGRNQVRAVAMSSTDGVRRGMPVKNTGGPITVPVGDVTLGRLFNLLGEPIDEKGPIPEGTQRRPIHRDAPAFDRLDPQAELFETGIKVVDLLAPYVKGGKTGLFGGAGVGKTVIIMELIHNIATAHGGYSVFCGVGERTREGNDLYLEMTESGVLEKTCLVYGQMNEPPGARLRVGLSGLTMAEYFRDESGQDVLVFIDNIFRFSQAGAEVSALLGRMPSAVGYQPTLGTEMGELQERITSTKNGSITSVEAIYVPADDLTDPAPATAFTHLDSTTVLSRQIAELGIYPAVDPLDSTSRIMDPNVIGREHYDVAQKVKAILQRYKELQDIIAILGMDELSEEDKAIVQRARKVQKFLSQPFHVAEAFTGYKGAYVPLAETIESFAEVVEGKYDHIPEQAFTYCGGIKEVVAKAKEMGVG from the coding sequence ATGAACACCGGCAAGGTGGTACAGGTGATCGGCCCCGTCATCGACGTGCAGTTCGACGAGGGGGAGTTGCCGGAGATCTACACCGCCCTGGAGCTGGACGAGACGACGGGCGACCTCCGGATCCGGCTGACCGCGGAGGTACAGCAGCATCTGGGACGGAACCAGGTGCGGGCGGTGGCGATGTCTTCCACCGACGGCGTGCGGCGCGGTATGCCGGTGAAGAACACGGGCGGACCGATCACCGTCCCCGTCGGCGACGTCACCCTGGGCCGCCTCTTTAATCTGCTGGGCGAGCCGATCGACGAAAAGGGGCCGATCCCCGAGGGAACGCAGAGGCGGCCGATCCACAGGGATGCGCCCGCCTTCGACCGGCTGGATCCGCAGGCGGAGCTTTTCGAGACGGGGATCAAGGTGGTGGATCTCCTCGCGCCCTACGTGAAGGGGGGCAAGACGGGCCTCTTCGGCGGGGCCGGCGTGGGGAAGACGGTCATCATCATGGAGCTGATCCACAACATCGCCACCGCTCACGGCGGCTACTCGGTCTTCTGCGGCGTCGGCGAGCGCACCCGCGAGGGGAACGACCTCTATCTGGAGATGACCGAGTCGGGCGTGCTGGAGAAGACCTGTTTGGTTTATGGCCAAATGAACGAGCCGCCGGGCGCCCGGCTTCGCGTCGGACTGTCGGGGCTGACCATGGCGGAGTACTTCCGCGACGAGTCGGGCCAGGACGTGCTCGTCTTCATCGACAACATCTTTCGGTTCAGCCAGGCCGGGGCGGAGGTGTCGGCGCTCCTCGGGCGGATGCCGTCGGCGGTGGGATACCAGCCGACGCTCGGCACCGAGATGGGCGAGCTGCAGGAGCGGATCACGTCGACCAAGAACGGGTCGATCACGTCGGTGGAGGCGATCTACGTCCCCGCCGACGACCTGACCGACCCGGCGCCCGCCACCGCCTTCACGCATTTAGACTCGACGACTGTGCTGTCGCGGCAGATCGCCGAGCTGGGGATTTACCCGGCCGTGGATCCGCTCGACTCCACGTCGCGGATCATGGATCCGAACGTGATCGGCCGGGAACACTACGACGTGGCGCAGAAAGTGAAGGCGATCCTTCAGAGGTACAAGGAGCTGCAGGACATCATCGCCATTCTCGGCATGGACGAGCTTTCCGAGGAAGACAAGGCGATCGTGCAGCGCGCCCGGAAGGTCCAGAAGTTCCTCTCTCAGCCTTTCCACGTGGCGGAGGCGTTCACCGGTTACAAGGGCGCGTACGTGCCGTTGGCGGAGACCATCGAGAGCTTCGCCGAAGTTGTGGAGGGGAAGTACGACCATATCCCGGAACAGGCCTTCACCTACTGCGGCGGGATCAAGGAAGTGGTGGCGAAGGCGAAGGAGATGGGGGTCGGCTAG
- the atpG gene encoding ATP synthase F1 subunit gamma — MAKTREIKRRIKSLGKTGQITKTMELVAASRMKKTQSRVLATRPYANKLREILDAVDLENYADRFPLLRAHEEVRRVGVLVITSNRGLCGAFNGNVIRAARDMMRELDGAGVETELHVVGKKGIANFRYRGYAIESSRVDVGDKPTPAQSAEIARLFMERFLDGRIDEFRMVYASYQSIASHPPVMETVLPLPVERSGGEEKAPRAEFLLEPSPRAILESLLPRIVEMRVFKALLESAAGEQAARRIAMKNATDNANELIRMLTRQFNRARQAQITNEIAEIVGGADALV, encoded by the coding sequence ATGGCGAAGACGCGCGAAATCAAACGCCGGATCAAGAGCCTGGGGAAGACGGGACAGATCACCAAGACGATGGAGTTGGTGGCGGCGTCCCGGATGAAGAAGACCCAGAGCCGGGTGCTCGCCACCCGTCCCTATGCGAACAAGCTGCGGGAGATTCTTGACGCGGTGGATCTGGAAAACTACGCGGACCGCTTTCCCCTGCTCCGGGCGCACGAGGAGGTGCGGCGCGTCGGCGTGCTGGTGATCACCTCCAACCGCGGTCTCTGCGGCGCCTTCAACGGGAACGTAATCCGCGCCGCCCGGGACATGATGCGGGAACTCGATGGGGCCGGCGTCGAGACGGAACTCCACGTGGTGGGGAAGAAGGGGATCGCCAACTTCCGCTATCGCGGTTACGCGATCGAGTCGAGCCGCGTCGACGTGGGGGACAAGCCGACGCCGGCGCAGAGCGCGGAAATCGCCCGGCTTTTCATGGAGCGTTTCCTGGATGGGCGGATCGACGAGTTCCGCATGGTCTACGCCTCCTATCAGTCCATCGCCTCCCACCCGCCCGTGATGGAGACGGTCCTTCCCCTGCCGGTGGAGCGCTCCGGCGGCGAAGAGAAGGCGCCGCGCGCCGAGTTCCTCCTGGAGCCGTCGCCGCGGGCGATTCTGGAGAGCCTCCTTCCGAGGATCGTGGAGATGCGCGTCTTCAAGGCGCTGCTGGAGAGCGCCGCCGGCGAGCAGGCGGCCCGGCGCATCGCCATGAAGAACGCCACCGACAACGCCAACGAGCTTATCCGGATGTTGACGAGACAGTTCAACCGCGCGCGGCAGGCCCAGATCACCAATGAGATCGCGGAGATCGTGGGCGGCGCCGACGCGCTCGTTTAG
- a CDS encoding F0F1 ATP synthase subunit alpha encodes MKIRPEEITSVIKKRIQSFDEDVRIEDVGTVLEVGDGIARVHGLPAAMSGEMLDFGNDVYGLALNLEEDSIGAVILGDYLHISEGDEVRCTGRILDVPVGDAVIGRVVNPLGQPLDDKGEVESKARRPIEFLAPGVVARQPVKEPLQTGIKAIDSMIPIGRGQRELIIGDRGTGKTAIAIDTIINQKGQNVICVYVAIGQKASTVAGVVRRLREAGAMEYTTVVFSGASDPAPMQYIAPYAGCAMAEYFMYEHNNDTLVVYDDLSKQAQAYRQLSLLLRRPPGREAYPGDVFYLHSRLLERAVKLSEKNGAGSLTALPIIETQAGDVSAYIPTNVISITDGQIFLQGDLFYAGVRPAINVGISVSRVGGKAQLKAMRQVAGSLRLDLAQYRELEAFAQLGTELDKATQAQLDRGERMVEILKQPQYAPMPVSEQVAIIFVGTKGHLDGVPVEKIRAFEEGVLRALREEHPGVLESIAKEKAITEENEKELTLAIEQFKERFGKE; translated from the coding sequence ATGAAGATACGACCGGAAGAGATCACTTCGGTGATCAAGAAACGCATTCAGAGCTTCGACGAGGACGTCCGGATCGAGGATGTCGGCACCGTGCTCGAGGTGGGCGACGGGATCGCCCGCGTGCACGGCCTCCCCGCCGCCATGTCGGGGGAGATGCTCGATTTCGGCAACGACGTGTACGGCCTCGCCCTCAACCTCGAGGAGGATTCCATCGGAGCGGTGATCCTCGGCGACTATCTCCACATCAGCGAGGGGGACGAGGTGCGCTGCACCGGCCGCATTCTGGACGTGCCGGTGGGCGACGCGGTGATCGGCCGCGTGGTGAACCCGCTCGGCCAGCCCCTGGACGACAAGGGCGAGGTGGAGTCGAAGGCGCGGCGTCCCATCGAGTTCCTCGCGCCCGGCGTGGTGGCTCGGCAGCCGGTGAAGGAGCCTCTCCAGACCGGCATCAAGGCGATCGATTCGATGATCCCCATCGGCCGGGGGCAGCGGGAGCTGATCATCGGCGACCGGGGGACGGGGAAGACCGCCATCGCCATCGACACCATCATCAATCAGAAGGGGCAGAACGTCATCTGCGTCTACGTGGCGATCGGCCAGAAGGCGTCCACCGTGGCGGGGGTGGTGAGGCGGCTCCGGGAGGCGGGCGCGATGGAGTACACCACGGTGGTGTTCTCCGGCGCCAGCGATCCGGCGCCGATGCAGTACATCGCCCCCTACGCCGGTTGCGCCATGGCCGAATACTTCATGTATGAACACAACAACGACACCCTGGTCGTTTACGACGATCTTTCCAAGCAGGCCCAAGCGTACCGGCAGCTCAGCCTGCTGCTCCGCCGCCCGCCCGGACGCGAGGCCTATCCGGGCGACGTCTTCTACCTGCACTCCCGGCTGCTGGAACGGGCGGTCAAGCTGTCCGAAAAGAACGGCGCCGGTTCGCTCACGGCGCTCCCGATCATCGAAACCCAGGCGGGCGACGTCTCCGCCTACATCCCGACGAACGTGATCAGCATCACCGACGGGCAGATCTTTCTGCAGGGCGACCTCTTCTACGCCGGTGTGCGGCCGGCGATCAACGTGGGGATCTCCGTGTCCCGCGTGGGCGGCAAGGCGCAGCTGAAGGCGATGCGGCAGGTGGCCGGCTCGCTCCGGCTCGACCTGGCCCAGTACAGGGAATTGGAGGCCTTCGCCCAGCTCGGCACGGAACTGGACAAGGCGACGCAGGCGCAGCTCGACCGGGGCGAGAGGATGGTGGAGATCCTGAAGCAGCCCCAGTACGCGCCCATGCCGGTTTCGGAGCAGGTGGCGATCATCTTCGTCGGCACCAAGGGACATCTGGACGGCGTTCCGGTGGAGAAAATCCGCGCCTTTGAAGAGGGGGTGCTCCGGGCGCTCCGGGAAGAACACCCCGGCGTGCTCGAGTCGATCGCGAAGGAGAAGGCGATCACCGAGGAGAACGAGAAGGAGCTCACCCTGGCGATCGAGCAATTCAAGGAGCGTTTCGGGAAGGAGTAG
- the atpH gene encoding ATP synthase F1 subunit delta, whose product MMEQAGAIARVYAGALLELAKEGNAAEERLAEVRAVRRALDEEPRMAALLESPRLDPVRKREIFGGVFGDEVSPDLRNLVFLLIEKNRQMFLGRVLSAFEEMWDEESGRVRGTLITAKPVDEETTARIAALFSERIGREMVLERRTDPEILGGAVLRYGDHRVDGSLRRRIRRLRREMLRGAEERES is encoded by the coding sequence GTGATGGAGCAGGCGGGAGCGATCGCGCGGGTGTACGCCGGCGCCCTCCTGGAGCTTGCGAAGGAGGGGAACGCCGCGGAGGAGCGGCTCGCCGAAGTGCGGGCGGTTCGCCGGGCCCTGGACGAGGAACCGCGCATGGCCGCCCTGCTCGAATCCCCCCGCCTGGATCCGGTGCGGAAGCGGGAGATCTTCGGCGGAGTGTTCGGCGACGAAGTCTCGCCCGACCTCCGCAACCTCGTGTTCCTTCTGATCGAAAAGAACCGCCAAATGTTTCTCGGGCGCGTGCTGAGCGCTTTCGAGGAAATGTGGGACGAGGAGAGCGGCCGCGTCCGGGGCACGCTCATCACCGCAAAGCCGGTGGACGAGGAGACGACGGCGCGGATCGCCGCGCTCTTTTCGGAGCGGATCGGCCGGGAGATGGTGTTGGAGCGGCGCACGGACCCGGAAATCCTGGGCGGCGCGGTGCTGCGATACGGCGATCACCGGGTGGACGGCAGCCTGCGGAGACGGATCCGCCGCCTGCGGAGGGAGATGCTCCGCGGCGCGGAAGAACGAGAAAGTTAG
- the atpF gene encoding F0F1 ATP synthase subunit B, producing MDNLLNISPGLAIWTIVSFLLFVILLRWFAWGPILRALERREERIAGAIESAERSRDESARLLEEQKKALDAAREEVRAMNARAKAEAEKRSEEIAERARAEAEEMIERARSEIGREEGLAIERVRREAVDIALEAATRLMERAMDDDDHRRMVEEFIARTAKEPGKDVS from the coding sequence ATGGATAATCTGCTGAACATCAGCCCGGGGTTGGCGATCTGGACGATCGTGAGCTTTCTTCTCTTCGTGATCCTCCTCCGGTGGTTCGCCTGGGGGCCGATCCTGAGGGCGCTGGAGCGCCGGGAGGAGAGGATCGCCGGCGCCATCGAGTCGGCGGAGCGTTCGCGGGACGAGTCCGCGCGGCTCCTCGAGGAACAGAAGAAGGCTTTGGACGCGGCCCGCGAGGAGGTCCGGGCGATGAATGCCCGGGCGAAGGCGGAAGCGGAGAAGCGGAGCGAGGAGATCGCCGAGCGCGCCCGCGCCGAGGCGGAAGAGATGATCGAACGCGCCCGCTCCGAGATCGGCCGTGAAGAGGGTCTGGCGATCGAACGGGTCCGCCGCGAAGCGGTGGACATCGCCCTCGAAGCGGCTACCCGGCTGATGGAAAGAGCCATGGACGACGACGACCACCGGCGGATGGTGGAGGAGTTCATCGCTCGGACCGCGAAGGAACCGGGGAAGGACGTCTCGTGA